The nucleotide window ATTGCGGTGGCTCTGGCTTGCTTCCTGAAGATTTGACTTTCTCATCTTCTGTTGCTGAAGGCGAGTACAAGGCAAAAGCTGCAAAATTAAAAGTTCCTGTTCAACAAGTTAAGAATAAAAATCAAGCTCATAAATTTAATAAGGTGTTTAATTACCAAAATCCTGAGCAAAATACTGAAAAGACAGAAAAAACTGAAACTTCTCAACAAGAACAAACTCAATACAGACAAAATCAAAATCAAGATAGACCGTTCAATCGAAATAATAAACAACGATTCAACAAAAATAATAATAGACGCTTTGAACCGAAACCTCAAGAAGCGTTAAAAGATGAAACTCAACCTCAAGAAGTCACCGTTGAGGCAAAACAAGAAGTTGTTTCTCTCGATGTAAAAAATGAACCTAAAATTGATGTTGAAATAAAAACGGAAAATTCACCTGCTAAGGTTGAAGAGGTTGTTGAAACTAAAAATGAAAAGATAGAAGAAGTTTCTAAGCCTGAAACAAAAAAAGAAGCAGAAGATAAAAAAGAACCAAAAACAAGAGGCAGAAAACCTCGTGTGACTAAATCCGTAAAAGAAAAAGCCACAACAAACTCTGAAAGTGAATCAAAAAATGAACAAGTCGCTTTAGATGTTGAACCTAAAAAAACAGCAAAACCGAGAGGTAGAAAACCAAAGGCTGCAAAAAATGAAAACCCAACTGAAAAGGTAGAAAAAGATGAAGTTACAGCATAAGTTAGGTTTAATATTCTTTAACTTTTGCCTTTCTGCAAGCTGTGCGTTTGCAGCTACTTCAAAGAGTTCTGAGGCTTCATTCGTAATGAAAAAATTCGGCTTTACGATACTCTTAGTTGTACTTTGTATAATTTTGATTTTGGGAATTTTACTTTTGTATAAGAAAGTATTTCTGAAAAAAACAAAAACGCAAGCAGAAGACACTTCTGAACTTTCACTAAAGTCGCCTACAGATACAATAGAGGCTATAGACAGCTTTTTAGAACGGACAAAACCTAACAGATAGATGGTTTTCCGATAGAATCAACAAGATGCTCTATGACGTCAGGCATTTTACACACAAAAGAGTAATGCCCAGATGAAACAGAGCATTTTTTACAATTTGAATTAATCTTGTAACATTCAATTGCTTGAGGTGTCCAGTTTTGCATTATCGAATCTGAAATAGAATTATTTTGCGATACATAAATCTCAGAGCTGATATAAGGATTAACAGCCTTTTTTAGCATGAACAAATCCCTCCTCTTTATCCCCACTATTAGTATAGTGCTTTTTGAGAGGGGGTTACTCCTCTAGTTAAATGAATTGATTTTTTCTTCAAAAACGTTAAGGATAGCCGAGTTGTAATAGTTTGAGGCTTTTGAGAACGGATAAACTTCAGTTTGGAGTTCTTTTTTGATGGAAGCAATAGTTTTTTGTATTTGAGAGCGTCCGATGCAGTCGATTTTAGTTGCAACGACAATATAAGGAAGTTCGTTGTATTTAATCCATTCAGACATTTGGTGGTCGTTTTTTTGAACGGGATGTCTGGCGTCAATAAATTGAACTAACGCAACGAGTTCTTTTCTTTGGAGAAGATATTCTTCAATGTTTCGTTGCCAATCGTCTTGCATTTTTTTTGATACTTGAGCGAAGCCATATCCGGGTAAATCGGCGATGATGAATTTTTCATTAATATCAAATAGATTAATAAGTCTGGTTTTTCCAGGCTTGTTGCTTGTTTTAGCGAGCCCTTTTCTGTTGACAAGATTATTTATAAAAGAAGATTTCCCAACGTTAGAGCGTCCGATGAGAGCAAACTCAGGAAGCTTTAAATCAGGGCATTCTTTGATAGAAGGAGCACTAGTTATAAATTTTGCGTTGTTGATTTTCATCGAAAAATTTCTTTTTGTATAAAACGTTAGATAATAGTCGGTAGACTTTTTCGTTGTTATAAACAGTCAATTGAGCCTCATTTTCTTGAACATCTAGTTTCATCGGGAGCTTTCTTGAAAAAATGT belongs to Candidatus Gastranaerophilales bacterium and includes:
- the yihA gene encoding ribosome biogenesis GTP-binding protein YihA/YsxC, whose product is MKINNAKFITSAPSIKECPDLKLPEFALIGRSNVGKSSFINNLVNRKGLAKTSNKPGKTRLINLFDINEKFIIADLPGYGFAQVSKKMQDDWQRNIEEYLLQRKELVALVQFIDARHPVQKNDHQMSEWIKYNELPYIVVATKIDCIGRSQIQKTIASIKKELQTEVYPFSKASNYYNSAILNVFEEKINSFN